The following coding sequences are from one Streptomyces sp. NBC_01294 window:
- the aceB gene encoding malate synthase A — MSLSPLTSSVRVLGAPGERHEEILTPEALEFIGRLDAAFADRRLEILKERRRRSGHLAGGTPLDFPLATRALREDPHWRVAPPAPGLTDRRVEITGPPERRMAVNALNSGAKVWMADFEDATAPTWTNIVGGQLTLLDAVERRIDFTTPEGKEYRLGTDLATVMVRPRGWHLTEEHLEIDGRPVSASLVDFGLYFFHCARRQIDAGYGPYFYLPKLENRYEARLWNDVFLHAQELLGIPRGTVRATVLIETITAAFEMEEILYELREHSAGLNAGRWDYLFSLIKTFGHRTDFQLPDRAKVTMTAPFMRAYTELLVRTCHRRGAHAIGGMAAHVPSRDAGANAAALAKVRLDKEREAEDGFDGSWVAHPGLVPVCREVFDGVLGDRPHQTDRMREDVEVTAADLLSVRRIGMPPTREGVRSNVAVALRYFDAWLRGSGAVALYGLMEDAATAEIARVQIWQWLRHDRVDRGTVTDLLDAECTALQDEDPQALAAEAREVFVDTALSVRLPAFFTPEAYTRHLVRRADARVNA, encoded by the coding sequence ATGTCCCTCTCGCCTCTGACCAGCAGTGTCCGGGTTCTCGGCGCACCGGGTGAGCGCCACGAGGAGATCCTGACACCCGAGGCCCTGGAGTTCATCGGCCGGCTCGACGCCGCGTTCGCCGACCGCCGCCTGGAGATCCTCAAGGAGCGCCGCCGCCGCTCGGGCCACCTGGCCGGCGGCACCCCGCTCGACTTCCCGCTTGCCACCCGCGCGCTGCGCGAGGACCCCCACTGGCGGGTCGCGCCGCCCGCACCCGGCCTCACCGACCGCAGGGTCGAGATCACCGGCCCGCCGGAGCGCCGGATGGCCGTCAACGCCCTCAACTCCGGCGCCAAGGTCTGGATGGCCGACTTCGAGGACGCCACCGCCCCCACCTGGACCAACATCGTCGGCGGCCAGCTCACCCTGCTCGACGCCGTCGAACGGCGCATCGACTTCACCACCCCCGAGGGCAAGGAGTACCGCCTCGGGACCGACCTCGCGACCGTCATGGTGCGCCCGCGCGGCTGGCACCTGACCGAGGAGCACCTGGAGATCGACGGCCGGCCCGTGTCCGCCTCGCTCGTCGACTTCGGCCTGTACTTCTTCCACTGCGCGCGGCGCCAGATCGACGCCGGGTACGGCCCGTACTTCTACCTCCCCAAGCTGGAGAACCGGTACGAGGCCCGCCTGTGGAACGACGTCTTCCTCCACGCGCAGGAACTCCTCGGCATCCCCCGCGGCACGGTCCGCGCCACCGTCCTCATCGAGACGATCACCGCCGCCTTCGAGATGGAGGAGATCCTCTACGAGCTGCGCGAACACAGCGCGGGACTGAACGCGGGCCGCTGGGACTACCTCTTCAGCCTGATCAAGACCTTCGGCCACCGCACCGACTTCCAGCTGCCCGACCGGGCCAAGGTCACCATGACGGCCCCCTTCATGCGCGCCTACACCGAACTGCTCGTCCGCACCTGTCACCGGCGCGGCGCCCACGCGATCGGCGGCATGGCCGCCCACGTCCCCAGCCGCGACGCGGGGGCCAACGCCGCCGCCCTCGCGAAGGTCCGCCTCGACAAGGAGCGGGAGGCCGAGGACGGCTTCGACGGCTCCTGGGTCGCCCACCCCGGGCTGGTGCCCGTCTGCCGCGAGGTCTTCGACGGAGTCCTGGGCGACCGGCCGCACCAGACCGACCGGATGCGCGAGGACGTCGAGGTCACGGCCGCCGACCTGCTGTCCGTACGCCGGATCGGCATGCCCCCGACCCGGGAGGGCGTCCGCTCGAACGTCGCCGTGGCCCTGCGCTACTTCGACGCCTGGCTGCGCGGCAGCGGCGCCGTCGCCCTGTACGGCCTGATGGAGGACGCCGCGACCGCGGAGATCGCCCGCGTCCAGATCTGGCAGTGGCTGCGCCACGACCGGGTCGACCGGGGGACCGTGACCGACCTCCTGGACGCCGAATGCACGGCGCTGCAGGACGAGGACCCGCAGGCGCTCGCGGCCGAAGCCCGGGAGGTCTTCGTGGACACCGCCCTGTCGGTCCGGCTCCCGGCCTTCTTCACCCCCGAGGCCTACACCCGCCACCTCGTCCGCCGCGCCGACGCGCGGGTGAACGCGTGA
- a CDS encoding 3-hydroxybutyryl-CoA dehydrogenase, protein MSAPVRPAARIQRVGVVGGGQMGAGIAEVCARAGLDTVVAESDAAAARAARERVAVSLERAVQRGKLDRISAEDALARLVFTGDLEDLADRRLVIEAVTENPEAKVDVFTRLDKIVEDPEAILATNTSAIPVMRLGMATGRADRVVGLHFFNPVPVLPLVEVVSSLHTSQDTLAVVEAFARDTLGKTTVRSQDRAGFVVNALLVPYLLAAIRMAESGFASAEDVDAGMELGCAHPMGPLKLADLIGLDTVEAIAESLYQEFKEPLYAPPPLLRRMVQAGLLGRKSGRGFHTYGRG, encoded by the coding sequence GTGAGCGCCCCCGTGCGGCCGGCGGCACGCATCCAGCGCGTCGGGGTCGTCGGCGGCGGCCAGATGGGCGCGGGCATCGCCGAGGTGTGCGCCCGCGCCGGGCTCGACACCGTAGTCGCCGAGTCGGACGCCGCCGCCGCCCGGGCCGCCCGGGAGCGTGTCGCCGTCTCCCTGGAACGCGCCGTCCAGCGGGGCAAACTGGACCGGATCTCCGCCGAGGACGCCCTCGCCCGGCTCGTCTTCACCGGCGACCTGGAGGACCTCGCCGACCGCCGGCTCGTCATCGAGGCCGTCACGGAGAACCCCGAGGCCAAGGTGGACGTCTTCACCCGCCTCGACAAGATCGTGGAGGATCCGGAGGCGATCCTCGCCACGAACACCTCCGCGATCCCGGTCATGCGGCTCGGCATGGCCACCGGCCGGGCGGACCGGGTGGTGGGCCTGCACTTCTTCAACCCGGTCCCCGTCCTGCCCCTCGTGGAGGTCGTGTCCTCCCTCCACACCTCGCAGGACACCCTCGCCGTCGTCGAGGCCTTCGCCCGCGACACCCTGGGCAAGACGACCGTCCGCTCCCAGGACCGGGCCGGTTTCGTCGTCAACGCCCTGCTGGTCCCCTACCTCCTCGCCGCCATCCGGATGGCCGAGTCCGGGTTCGCCAGTGCCGAGGACGTGGACGCCGGAATGGAACTGGGCTGCGCCCACCCGATGGGACCGCTCAAGCTCGCCGACCTGATCGGCCTGGACACGGTCGAGGCGATCGCCGAGTCGCTGTACCAGGAGTTCAAGGAACCCCTGTACGCGCCGCCCCCGCTGCTCCGGCGGATGGTGCAGGCGGGTCTGCTCGGCCGCAAGAGCGGCCGCGGGTTCCACACGTACGGCCGGGGCTGA
- a CDS encoding glycoside hydrolase family 16 protein, whose translation MREISGSRRPTVRRAVLAALSTIAVVAAAAAGVTLPANAAAPPAPAGWSRVFLDDFDGPAGSGVNTADWQYTTGTSYPGGPANFGTGEIETMTADPSNVSLDGAGNLRITPRRDAAGNWTSGRIETRRDDFQPPAGGTLRTEARIQMPNVTGPAAKGYWPAFWMLGTPYRGNWWNWPGIGEIDILENVQGINTVWATLHCGTSPGGPCNETSGIGGQQVCPGTSCQAGFHTYAVEWDRSTAVEEMRFSVDGITFHTVRANQVDAATWTNATNHGYFIILNVAMGGGFPDAFGGGPDAGTEPGHPMVVDYVSVLRSTGGTTPPTTPPTTPPTTPPTTPPTTPPPGNRDAYTAIQAESYDGQAGVVKETTADTGGGQDITTIGNGDWALFRGVDFGSTPARQFYGRVASGAAGGVSGLVEVRLGSRTSAPVGSFSIAGTGGWQSWRTVPANLTAVTGTHDVYLTFTSGRPADFVNVNWFGFGH comes from the coding sequence ATGCGTGAGATATCCGGCAGTAGGCGACCCACGGTCCGGCGGGCCGTCCTGGCCGCGCTGAGCACGATCGCCGTGGTCGCGGCGGCCGCCGCCGGCGTCACCCTGCCCGCGAACGCCGCGGCTCCCCCCGCACCGGCCGGCTGGTCCCGGGTGTTCCTGGACGACTTCGACGGACCCGCCGGATCCGGGGTGAACACCGCCGACTGGCAGTACACCACCGGCACCAGCTACCCGGGCGGACCCGCCAACTTCGGTACCGGCGAGATCGAGACGATGACCGCCGACCCGTCCAACGTCTCCCTCGACGGCGCGGGCAACCTGCGCATCACGCCGCGGCGGGACGCCGCCGGCAACTGGACGTCCGGCCGCATCGAGACCCGGCGGGACGACTTCCAGCCCCCGGCGGGCGGCACGCTCCGCACCGAGGCGCGCATCCAGATGCCGAACGTGACCGGCCCGGCGGCCAAGGGCTACTGGCCGGCGTTCTGGATGCTCGGCACCCCCTACCGGGGCAACTGGTGGAACTGGCCCGGCATCGGTGAGATCGACATCCTGGAGAACGTCCAGGGCATCAACACCGTCTGGGCCACCCTGCACTGCGGCACGAGCCCCGGCGGCCCCTGCAACGAGACGTCCGGCATCGGCGGACAGCAGGTGTGCCCGGGCACGAGCTGCCAGGCCGGCTTCCACACCTACGCCGTGGAGTGGGACCGCTCGACCGCGGTCGAGGAGATGCGCTTCTCCGTCGACGGCATCACCTTCCACACCGTGCGGGCGAACCAGGTGGACGCGGCCACCTGGACCAACGCCACGAACCACGGCTACTTCATCATCCTCAACGTGGCCATGGGCGGTGGCTTCCCCGACGCCTTCGGCGGCGGTCCCGACGCGGGCACCGAGCCCGGCCATCCCATGGTCGTCGACTACGTGTCCGTCCTCCGGTCGACCGGAGGCACGACCCCGCCCACCACACCGCCCACCACACCGCCGACGACGCCTCCCACGACGCCCCCGACCACCCCGCCGCCCGGCAACCGCGACGCGTACACCGCGATCCAGGCCGAGTCGTACGACGGCCAGGCGGGCGTGGTCAAGGAGACCACCGCGGACACCGGCGGCGGCCAGGACATCACGACGATCGGCAACGGCGACTGGGCGCTGTTCAGGGGCGTCGACTTCGGTTCCACACCGGCGAGGCAGTTCTACGGGCGGGTGGCGAGCGGCGCGGCCGGCGGGGTCAGCGGGCTCGTCGAGGTACGGCTCGGCAGCCGGACCTCGGCGCCGGTCGGGAGCTTCTCGATCGCGGGCACCGGCGGGTGGCAGAGCTGGCGCACCGTCCCCGCGAACCTCACCGCGGTCACGGGCACGCACGACGTCTACCTGACCTTCACCAGCGGCCGGCCCGCCGACTTCGTGAATGTCAACTGGTTCGGCTTCGGGCACTGA
- a CDS encoding acyl-CoA carboxylase epsilon subunit, which yields MSNDVPIASLLRVERGMAAPEELAAIAVIIACYAHRTSRDRDREHDATSGAGSGSGRRRTVRSDAGCWAGCWACR from the coding sequence ATGTCGAACGATGTCCCGATAGCGAGCCTGCTGCGTGTGGAGAGGGGCATGGCCGCCCCTGAGGAACTGGCCGCGATCGCAGTCATCATCGCGTGTTACGCCCATCGGACCTCCCGCGACCGTGACCGTGAGCACGACGCCACGAGCGGCGCCGGCTCCGGGTCCGGCCGCCGCCGCACCGTCCGGTCGGACGCCGGCTGCTGGGCAGGCTGCTGGGCCTGCCGCTGA
- a CDS encoding FAD-dependent oxidoreductase, with protein sequence MEDNADVRVPVLVVGGSLVGLSTSLFLSRHGVRHLLVEKHSGTSPHPRGRGINARTMELFRTAGAERAIRQAASVLEGIEGILQARSLTDRSDHNWLIKSIDPSGALARFSPTGWCLCSQNNIEPVLAAQSRAQGAEIRFSTELMSFDQDATGVNAVVKDRKTGEHVTVRSDFLIAADGPRSPVREALRIPQTGNGELFHNVSVTFRSERLVEVLDDLRFIVCYLMRPGADGALLPVDNQTQWVFHAPWHPDQGETLEDFTDERCVKQIREAIGVPDLDVQIGGKAPWHAAERVAERYSAGRVFLAGDAAHEMCPTGAFGSNTGIQDAHNLAWKIAAVLEGSAGMELLDTYEAERLPVARATSERASARSAEHSHPGYAPPPTMGGGPGSGVLTTAMGYCYPQGALVGAEPGRPVIPETLKMTGATGTRAPHMWLTRAGERVSTLDLYECSFVLLSGAGTPWQEAAEQVAEELPARLDAYTIGSGPDADLVQEGDADWTEVHRMNAEGAVLVRPDGFVAWRSEGAVADPRATLYEVLSTVLRRA encoded by the coding sequence ATGGAAGACAACGCCGATGTTCGCGTACCGGTTCTCGTCGTGGGCGGCTCCCTCGTGGGCCTGTCCACCTCGCTTTTCCTGAGCCGCCACGGAGTGAGGCACCTGCTGGTCGAGAAGCACTCCGGTACCTCCCCGCACCCGCGGGGCCGCGGCATCAACGCCCGGACCATGGAGCTCTTCCGCACGGCGGGGGCGGAGCGCGCGATCCGCCAGGCGGCGTCCGTACTGGAGGGCATTGAGGGCATTCTGCAAGCCCGTTCACTGACCGACAGGAGCGACCACAACTGGCTGATCAAGTCGATCGATCCGTCCGGGGCGCTGGCCCGCTTCAGCCCGACCGGCTGGTGCCTGTGCAGCCAGAACAACATCGAGCCGGTGCTGGCGGCGCAGAGCCGCGCACAGGGCGCCGAGATCCGGTTCTCCACCGAACTGATGAGCTTCGACCAGGACGCCACGGGAGTGAACGCCGTGGTGAAGGACCGCAAGACGGGCGAGCACGTCACGGTGCGCTCCGACTTCCTGATCGCGGCGGACGGCCCGCGCAGTCCCGTCAGGGAAGCCCTCCGGATCCCCCAGACGGGTAACGGCGAGCTGTTCCACAACGTCAGCGTCACCTTCCGCTCGGAGCGGCTCGTCGAGGTGCTGGACGACCTGCGCTTCATCGTCTGCTACCTGATGCGGCCGGGAGCGGACGGGGCGCTGCTGCCGGTGGACAACCAGACCCAGTGGGTCTTCCACGCCCCGTGGCACCCGGACCAGGGCGAGACCCTGGAGGACTTCACCGACGAGCGGTGCGTGAAGCAGATCCGCGAGGCGATCGGCGTACCCGACCTGGACGTGCAGATCGGCGGCAAGGCGCCGTGGCATGCCGCCGAACGGGTGGCCGAACGGTACTCGGCCGGCCGGGTGTTCCTGGCCGGTGACGCGGCCCACGAGATGTGCCCCACCGGCGCCTTCGGCTCCAACACGGGCATCCAGGACGCGCACAACCTGGCGTGGAAGATCGCCGCGGTGCTGGAGGGGTCGGCCGGCATGGAGCTGCTCGACACCTACGAGGCCGAGCGGCTGCCGGTCGCCCGGGCCACCAGCGAGCGGGCGTCGGCCCGTTCGGCGGAACACAGCCACCCCGGGTACGCGCCGCCGCCCACCATGGGCGGCGGGCCGGGCAGCGGTGTCCTCACCACGGCGATGGGCTACTGCTACCCGCAGGGCGCGCTCGTGGGCGCCGAGCCCGGGCGGCCCGTCATCCCGGAGACGCTGAAGATGACCGGCGCCACCGGGACCCGGGCCCCGCACATGTGGCTGACCAGGGCCGGTGAGCGGGTCTCCACCCTGGACCTGTACGAATGCTCGTTCGTGCTGCTCAGCGGCGCGGGAACGCCGTGGCAGGAGGCCGCGGAGCAGGTGGCCGAGGAACTGCCGGCGCGGCTGGACGCCTACACCATCGGCTCCGGTCCGGACGCGGACCTGGTCCAGGAGGGCGACGCCGACTGGACCGAGGTCCACCGGATGAACGCCGAGGGCGCCGTGCTCGTACGGCCGGACGGGTTCGTCGCGTGGCGCTCCGAGGGCGCCGTGGCCGATCCCCGCGCGACCCTGTACGAGGTCCTCTCGACGGTGCTGCGCCGGGCGTGA
- a CDS encoding SchA/CurD-like domain-containing protein, with product MTTTLSERVSQSAFDGSMLRVVLLMDLHEGTQQRFFEAYEQLRHDIASVPGHISDQLCQSFEDPSQWLITSEWESAPQYLAWVNSEHHAEQVKPLGACARTMRPLKFTVLRETGRGYDQAARPVTARLQSNPRLGAGIVRHALTFTVKPGSEKQVAGILSSYASPAARVDDHTRLCRTSLFMHGNRVVRTVEVQGDLVTALRHVSEQPEVRAVEEAINPYLEQDRNLNDPESARMFFMRAALPAVHHITAPEPESADVQRHALFYQAKPGLGTALAKFLARQDEAAAHRPASPVRSSSIFQRDDIVVRLIDVRGPLDAEPETTFGVFGPRKAAVLDRLTVPADGRVRAPHHTMNLITDRRAPAQS from the coding sequence ATGACAACCACCCTGTCCGAACGGGTGTCGCAGTCAGCCTTCGACGGCTCCATGCTCCGGGTCGTCCTGCTGATGGATCTCCACGAGGGGACCCAGCAGAGGTTCTTCGAGGCGTACGAGCAGCTCCGCCACGACATCGCGTCGGTCCCGGGCCACATCAGCGATCAGCTGTGCCAGTCCTTCGAGGACCCTTCGCAGTGGCTCATCACCAGTGAGTGGGAAAGCGCCCCGCAATACCTCGCGTGGGTCAACAGCGAGCACCACGCCGAACAGGTGAAGCCGCTGGGCGCGTGCGCCCGCACCATGCGCCCGCTCAAGTTCACCGTCCTGCGCGAGACCGGCCGGGGCTACGACCAGGCGGCCCGCCCCGTCACGGCGCGCCTCCAGTCCAACCCGCGCCTGGGCGCCGGCATCGTGCGCCACGCCCTCACCTTCACGGTCAAGCCGGGCAGCGAGAAGCAGGTGGCGGGCATCCTCTCCAGCTACGCCTCCCCGGCGGCCCGTGTCGACGACCACACCCGCCTGTGCCGCACGTCGCTCTTCATGCACGGCAACCGGGTCGTACGGACGGTCGAGGTCCAGGGCGACCTGGTCACGGCCCTGCGGCACGTCTCCGAGCAGCCCGAGGTACGCGCGGTCGAGGAGGCCATCAACCCCTACCTCGAACAGGACCGGAACCTGAACGACCCCGAGTCCGCCCGGATGTTCTTCATGCGCGCCGCGCTCCCGGCGGTCCACCACATCACCGCACCGGAGCCCGAATCCGCCGACGTGCAGCGGCACGCGCTCTTCTACCAGGCCAAGCCCGGCCTGGGGACGGCCCTCGCCAAGTTCCTCGCCCGGCAGGACGAGGCGGCCGCACACCGCCCGGCGAGCCCCGTTCGGAGCAGCAGCATCTTCCAGCGCGACGACATCGTCGTCCGCCTCATCGACGTGCGCGGCCCGCTCGACGCCGAGCCCGAGACCACCTTCGGCGTCTTCGGGCCGCGCAAGGCGGCGGTGCTCGACCGGCTGACGGTCCCGGCCGACGGGCGGGTCCGCGCCCCGCACCACACCATGAACCTGATCACCGACCGCCGGGCCCCCGCGCAGTCCTGA
- a CDS encoding cupin domain-containing protein: MTRQRPRIVDLSETPPNRRRGGDLRAVLTPTSVGSTSGFMGLALMAPGESIAEHYHPYSEEFVYVVSGRLEVDLDGETHPLRTDQGLLVPLNVRHRFRNVGDTEARMVFHLGPLAPRPELGHVDTEQAPHPEGTAWEQPPDRTGVGS, translated from the coding sequence ATGACCAGACAGCGCCCACGCATCGTGGACCTCAGCGAGACGCCGCCGAACCGCCGGCGCGGCGGTGACCTGAGGGCGGTGCTCACCCCGACCTCCGTGGGTTCCACCAGCGGCTTCATGGGCCTGGCTCTCATGGCCCCCGGGGAGTCGATCGCCGAGCACTACCACCCGTACTCCGAGGAGTTCGTGTACGTGGTCAGCGGCCGGCTGGAGGTCGACCTCGACGGCGAGACCCACCCGCTGCGCACCGACCAGGGGCTGTTGGTCCCCCTCAACGTGCGCCACCGGTTCCGCAACGTCGGGGACACCGAGGCCCGCATGGTCTTCCACCTCGGCCCGCTCGCCCCGCGCCCCGAACTCGGGCACGTCGACACCGAGCAGGCCCCGCACCCGGAGGGCACCGCCTGGGAGCAGCCGCCGGACCGTACGGGGGTGGGCTCGTGA
- a CDS encoding beta-ketoacyl-[acyl-carrier-protein] synthase family protein, with amino-acid sequence MNRRRVAVTGVGVVAPGGIGVRDFWDLLSNGRTATRAISLFDPTGFRSRIAAEVDFDPAAHGLGEGEAARADRYIQFALVAAREAIRDAGLDLTTDEAWRTGVSLGTAVGGTTRLEHDYVAVSQSGAWWDVDEKRAGPHLHRAFTPATLASAVAEETGARGPVQTVSTGCTSGLDAIGYAVHSIAEGRMDVCIAGASDSPISPITVACFDAIKATSPNNDDPAHASRPFDADRDGFVLGEGGAVLVLEELEHARARGATVYCEIGGYATFGNAHHMTGLTAEGLEMARAIETALAQAGIRADEIDYVNAHGSGTKQNDRHETAAVKRVLGDHAYKTPMTSIKSMVGHSLGAIGAIELAACVLAMTHQVVPPTANYETPDPECDLDYVPRVARGRKLRSVLSVGSGFGGFQSAVVMTRPKEEVS; translated from the coding sequence GTGAACCGCCGGCGGGTGGCCGTCACCGGAGTCGGAGTCGTCGCACCCGGCGGTATCGGCGTCCGCGACTTCTGGGACCTGCTGTCCAACGGCCGGACGGCGACACGGGCCATCAGCCTTTTCGACCCGACGGGATTCCGCTCCCGGATAGCCGCGGAGGTCGACTTCGACCCCGCCGCGCACGGCCTCGGCGAGGGCGAAGCGGCCCGGGCGGACCGGTACATCCAGTTCGCCCTGGTCGCCGCCCGTGAGGCCATCCGCGACGCGGGCCTCGACCTCACCACGGACGAGGCCTGGCGGACCGGCGTGTCCCTCGGCACGGCCGTCGGCGGAACCACCCGGCTGGAGCACGACTACGTCGCCGTGAGCCAGTCCGGCGCCTGGTGGGACGTGGACGAGAAGCGCGCCGGGCCCCACCTGCACCGGGCGTTCACGCCCGCCACCCTCGCCTCCGCCGTCGCGGAGGAGACGGGTGCACGCGGCCCGGTCCAGACGGTCTCCACCGGCTGCACCTCCGGACTCGACGCCATCGGGTACGCCGTCCACTCCATCGCGGAGGGCCGGATGGACGTGTGCATCGCGGGCGCGTCCGACTCACCCATATCGCCGATCACCGTGGCCTGCTTCGACGCCATCAAGGCCACCTCGCCGAACAACGACGACCCGGCCCACGCCTCCCGGCCGTTCGACGCCGACCGGGACGGGTTCGTCCTCGGCGAAGGCGGCGCCGTCCTCGTTCTCGAAGAGCTGGAACACGCCCGCGCCCGCGGTGCGACCGTCTACTGCGAGATCGGCGGCTACGCCACCTTCGGCAACGCCCACCACATGACCGGGCTGACCGCCGAGGGCCTGGAGATGGCCCGGGCCATCGAAACCGCCCTCGCCCAGGCCGGGATCCGCGCCGACGAGATCGACTACGTCAACGCGCACGGTTCCGGTACCAAGCAGAACGACCGCCACGAGACGGCGGCGGTCAAGCGGGTCCTGGGCGACCACGCGTACAAGACGCCGATGACCTCCATCAAATCCATGGTGGGTCACTCCCTCGGCGCCATCGGAGCGATCGAACTCGCGGCCTGCGTACTCGCCATGACCCACCAGGTGGTACCGCCGACCGCGAACTACGAGACGCCCGACCCCGAGTGCGACCTGGACTACGTGCCCCGCGTCGCCCGAGGCCGGAAACTGCGCAGCGTGCTCTCCGTGGGCAGCGGCTTCGGCGGCTTCCAGTCCGCCGTCGTCATGACCCGGCCGAAGGAGGAGGTCTCGTGA
- a CDS encoding beta-ketoacyl synthase N-terminal-like domain-containing protein, translating into MTSRTVITGIGVIAPNGVGADAFWKATQSGASVLDRVTRAGCEHLPLRVAGEVRGFDPAAMVEDRFLVQTDRFTHHALAAADLALVDARLGRADYEGDPFSVGVVTAAGSGGGEFGQRELQHLWEQGPRFVGPYQSIAWFYAASTGQISIRRGLKGPCGVVCSDEAGGLDAFAHAARAIRQGSRAMLVGATEAPLAPYSIVCQLEYEGLSTLDDPERAYRPFTAKACGFVPAEGGAMFVVEDEEEVRRRGATVRAVLAGHAATFTGTRRREESGEGLAHAIRGALREAGCAPEEVDVVFADALGTPEADAAEAAAIADALGGHGRKVPVTAPKSGTGRAYCAAPALDTAAAVLALEHGVIPPTPNVYDVCHDLDVVTGSARPAELRTALVLSRGRMGSNSALVLRKGSPATT; encoded by the coding sequence GTGACCAGCCGTACGGTCATCACGGGCATCGGGGTCATCGCGCCCAACGGCGTGGGCGCCGACGCCTTCTGGAAGGCGACCCAGTCCGGCGCCAGCGTGCTGGACCGCGTCACCAGGGCCGGGTGCGAGCACCTGCCGCTGCGCGTCGCGGGCGAGGTCCGGGGCTTCGATCCGGCCGCCATGGTCGAGGACCGCTTCCTCGTCCAGACCGACCGCTTCACCCACCACGCCCTGGCCGCGGCCGACCTGGCCCTGGTGGACGCCCGGCTCGGCCGGGCCGACTACGAGGGCGATCCCTTCTCCGTGGGCGTCGTCACCGCCGCCGGCTCCGGCGGCGGCGAGTTCGGCCAGCGCGAACTGCAGCACCTCTGGGAGCAGGGACCGCGGTTCGTGGGCCCGTACCAGTCGATCGCCTGGTTCTACGCGGCGAGCACCGGCCAGATCTCCATCCGGCGCGGGCTCAAGGGCCCCTGCGGTGTCGTGTGCAGCGACGAGGCGGGCGGACTGGACGCCTTCGCGCACGCCGCCCGGGCGATCCGCCAGGGCAGCCGGGCCATGCTGGTCGGGGCCACGGAGGCACCCCTCGCGCCGTACTCCATCGTCTGCCAGCTGGAGTACGAGGGACTGAGCACCCTGGACGACCCGGAGCGCGCCTACCGGCCGTTCACCGCGAAGGCCTGCGGGTTCGTCCCCGCCGAGGGCGGCGCGATGTTCGTCGTCGAGGACGAGGAGGAGGTCCGCCGCCGCGGGGCCACCGTCCGCGCGGTCCTGGCCGGCCACGCCGCGACCTTCACCGGCACCCGGCGACGGGAGGAGTCCGGCGAGGGGCTGGCCCACGCCATCCGCGGCGCCCTCCGGGAAGCCGGATGCGCCCCCGAGGAGGTCGACGTGGTCTTCGCCGACGCCCTCGGGACCCCGGAGGCCGACGCGGCGGAGGCGGCCGCCATCGCCGACGCCCTTGGCGGACACGGACGGAAGGTACCGGTCACGGCGCCCAAGTCCGGTACCGGCAGGGCCTACTGCGCGGCGCCCGCCCTCGACACGGCGGCCGCGGTCCTGGCCCTGGAGCACGGCGTTATCCCGCCGACCCCGAACGTCTACGACGTGTGCCACGACCTCGACGTGGTGACCGGCAGCGCCCGCCCCGCGGAGCTGCGCACCGCGCTCGTCCTCAGCCGCGGCCGGATGGGATCGAACTCCGCGCTCGTCCTCCGCAAAGGCTCCCCGGCGACCACGTAG
- a CDS encoding acyl carrier protein, with the protein MSDRLTLEELAVLMKTAGITVDPADMARRPDSAFDEYGLDSLGLLGIVGELENRRGRALPTEADRCKTPGEFLDLVNNSLMTGA; encoded by the coding sequence ATGTCCGACCGACTGACCCTGGAGGAGCTGGCGGTGCTGATGAAGACCGCCGGCATCACCGTCGACCCCGCCGACATGGCGCGACGACCGGACTCGGCGTTCGACGAGTACGGCCTCGATTCGCTGGGCCTGCTCGGCATCGTCGGCGAACTGGAGAACCGGCGCGGGCGGGCACTGCCCACCGAAGCCGACCGCTGCAAGACCCCCGGGGAATTCCTCGACCTCGTCAACAACAGCCTGATGACCGGAGCCTGA
- a CDS encoding SRPBCC family protein: MPGHTENEITVNAPVDVVWEMTNDLPSWPQLFSEYASLEILEQEGDTTRFRLTMHPDENGKVWSWVSERTVDRKTLSVRARRVETGPFAHMDIHWQYFKVPGGTRMKWTQDFAMKPDAPVDDVWMTDNINRNSPIQMALIRDKIEQRERENRTPAVSRL; encoded by the coding sequence ATGCCAGGACACACCGAGAACGAGATCACCGTCAACGCGCCCGTGGACGTCGTGTGGGAGATGACCAACGACCTCCCGAGCTGGCCGCAGCTGTTCAGCGAGTACGCGTCGCTGGAGATCCTCGAACAGGAGGGCGACACCACCCGGTTCCGCCTGACGATGCACCCCGACGAGAACGGCAAGGTGTGGAGCTGGGTCTCGGAGCGCACCGTCGACCGCAAGACCCTCTCGGTCCGGGCCCGGCGGGTGGAGACCGGCCCGTTCGCGCACATGGACATCCACTGGCAGTACTTCAAGGTGCCCGGCGGCACCCGGATGAAGTGGACCCAAGACTTCGCGATGAAGCCCGACGCACCCGTCGACGACGTGTGGATGACCGACAACATCAACCGCAACTCCCCGATCCAGATGGCGCTCATCCGGGACAAGATCGAGCAGCGCGAGCGCGAGAACCGCACTCCCGCCGTCAGCCGTCTCTGA